The Bacteroidota bacterium DNA window AAAGAAAAATCTTCAACTAAGTTTTTCAATAAAAGTAATGAGTATGATTTGGTATTTTCTATACTACTTAACTCTTTCAATTGAGATAATCCTCACAGGATCCACTAAATACTGATCATTATTTTTGGCTTTTTGAATTTCAAGAACTACATCCATACCTTTGATTACCTGACCAAAAGCTGCAAAACCATATCCGTCGGGATTGCGTTTACCGTTAAAGTCAAGTTCAGGTTGGTCGTTAATACAGATAAAAAAACTGCTGGTTGCAGTATTTGGTTCAGCTCTTGCCATGGATACTGTTCCGTGTTTATGCAAAATTGATGTTTCTTTTGTAGTTTCAATTTTTATAGGGTCAAATGATTTTTCTTCTTCTACATCTCCCCCCTGAATTACCTGAATTTTAATATCCCTGTCGGCTTCATTTTCCGGTGTACATGTTCTGAAAAAACTGCTGTTTGTATATAAGTCTGCATCAACATATTTTAAAAAGTTACCAACTGTTACAGGTGCTTTTTCGGGATAGAGCTCAAGGTAAATATCACCCTTCGATGTTTTAATAACACACTTAACAGTGCTTTGGGAGAATAGATGTAATGAAAACACCATTGAAACGACAATCAAAATCAATTTTTTCATCAGTAAATTATTTACTAGTTGTACATTTTTAAAATATTATTTTCCGTTCATTCTTGACCTTCCCTGAAATGTAATTATCAATCCGGCTCCGACAGGTCCGTAAGCTAAAATAAAATAATTTCCGAAATCAATTATCCCTGTGAAGGTTGCAATAGTAATGAATAACCCTATAAAACTAATGAATAAACCGCCAAACATTATATTCTTTCCTAATTCCTGATTTGATTTATTTTGGGCAAATCTTTGAAGCTGCTTATCTACCTGTTTAACAACAACTTTAATTTCATCATCTTCAACATTACCCTTTTCCAAACGTTTCCTCATATCCGAAAATTCCATATTTCCGGAATTAATTTCATCGAAGAAAAAATCGATAGTTTTGGCTCTGTTGTATTCCATATTAAGTACTAATTTTTGAATAGTTTATTTATCAGAAATAATTGATATTATACTTCTTTAACTTCTACTTTCCTTATTTTTCAAACAAACTGTCAGCAAAATTATTTTTCATACTACCATATATTTCTTCATTCGATTCTTCTCTTGCCGAGAAATATATTTTTTCTCCATCAGTTTTTGTTATAAGCAAGTAAGGTTTGTAACTTGAATTAAGTACCAATTTTACCGTATTTCCATCCTTTGTTTTAAAATACCCTTTATTAATTTCTCCCATTGCAAATCCATGAGTTTTAAAGGATATTTCGGGCAAAGTATTCACAAGCTCAATACTGTGAACTTCAGATATTAATACCTCTTCCCCATATACTCCATGAAATTCTATTTTTTCAAAGTCGAAAGTCACCTTATCTTCTTTGTAAGCAAATGCAAACACCGCCAAAACAATTATCAGGGTGATTACCAGTGTCCAAACTCCAACCGTGTTCAATTTAGCAAACTGACCTTTTGTGTATTTATTAGCACTCCTGAGAAAATATATATACGCAGCAATAGGATATACAGCAAAAAATATGACGACAGTTCCTTTACTCAATAAGTATATAATTAACCCGATAAATAAAAATGATAATCCAAGTAGTAAATGAAATTTTTTAAAGTAAGAGACATAAGCTATTATATCTACCTTCTTTTTTTCTTCGTCATCAAGTGTATTGTATCCTGATATAATATTTTTAGCATTGTTCTCTGTTACGATAAATCCAATCGCCAGAAAAAACAAACTCATACCAATCAACAGGTAAATCATATCTGTAATTTTACATAGGTTCCTGCTAAGTTAGCTATATGTATTTACTTGTTTAACCAATTTTTAAACTTTTCGAATTCTTCGCTATTTTCATCTATCCAACTTACAGCTTCCTCTCCCTTAGAAAGAGAAATGTAATAGCTGTACGACTTTGCCAAATCAGCATTCGCCAAATCATTGAAAAATGGAACATAAAAATCCCACCAAAATCCGGAATTATCATTTTTTAACTCTCCGAGAATTTTAAAAAGACTTTCGTTATTATCTGAAAATAATTCAAGATCGGTTTTCCCTTTATTTTCCTCCACATTATTAGCAGCTCTCGATAAACTGATCATCATTTCGGCAGCTCCGAAATCAGGATCTCCATTCATAGGTACCTCCACATTAATCTTCTTTTCCGACTCTTTAGAAACACCAAAATCAATAAATCCTCTAAGATTTTTATATTCTACTGCTGCCCTGTCTGAATTAGGTTCGATTAATAGGAAAAAGTATAACGGAAGCATAGCTTTTATTCTAACACCTTCTTTCTCCATAATTTTACTTAATACCAAATGGCTGCTGGCATGTGATGAATTGTTGCTGATTGCCTTTATTGCAGAATCATACGCTTTATCATTTTCACCTGCATTATAACAGGTTATAGCATGATTATAATACAACATATAATTATCGAAGTCTTTCATCGCCTTCTCAAAGACCTTTATAGCTTTTTTAGTTTTACCCTGCATATCCAAGGCATTGCCATATGTGATATATGCAGGCAACAGATGATCACCTTTTTGGTCAATAACTTTTTTACTATGCTTTTCTGCATTTTTATAATTATGATCGGAAAAATAAGAAAAGGCAATTTCATAATTTACTAAACCGGATTTAGGATCTAAATCCAACGCTTTCTTATAAACTTCTATTGCTTTTTTATATTCTCCAATATCATGTAATTCAATTCCCTCCTTTACGAGGTTTTCAACCTCGCTATTTTGTCCCATCAGGAAAAGAGAATTAAAAACCAGGGAAATAATGAGTGTTACTTTGATGCCCTTCATAATATTTTTATATAAATAAAATGTTGAGTTAGCTTTATGAATTCAGATTTACATTCCCAACTTTAAAAAATTCTTTTAAGTGTATTTTCCCTCGTAAACGCATAGTGTTTTACAACCCCGAAAACGTGAACAATAGCCAGTAAAATCATTAAAAACGTAGCCAAAACATGATATTTCAGCATGGAGATTTCCTTTTGTGGAGTTATCCTATCAATCCCGTTTATCAGACCGTCAATATATTGCCCATCAACAACTACAATTATTCCCATAATCGATATTCCAACCAAAAACAAATAGAACAAATTGTGATTCCACACCACGAGTTTATCAACAAACTTCGAACCTGTT harbors:
- a CDS encoding tetratricopeptide repeat protein, translating into MKGIKVTLIISLVFNSLFLMGQNSEVENLVKEGIELHDIGEYKKAIEVYKKALDLDPKSGLVNYEIAFSYFSDHNYKNAEKHSKKVIDQKGDHLLPAYITYGNALDMQGKTKKAIKVFEKAMKDFDNYMLYYNHAITCYNAGENDKAYDSAIKAISNNSSHASSHLVLSKIMEKEGVRIKAMLPLYFFLLIEPNSDRAAVEYKNLRGFIDFGVSKESEKKINVEVPMNGDPDFGAAEMMISLSRAANNVEENKGKTDLELFSDNNESLFKILGELKNDNSGFWWDFYVPFFNDLANADLAKSYSYYISLSKGEEAVSWIDENSEEFEKFKNWLNK
- a CDS encoding peptidylprolyl isomerase; protein product: MKKLILIVVSMVFSLHLFSQSTVKCVIKTSKGDIYLELYPEKAPVTVGNFLKYVDADLYTNSSFFRTCTPENEADRDIKIQVIQGGDVEEEKSFDPIKIETTKETSILHKHGTVSMARAEPNTATSSFFICINDQPELDFNGKRNPDGYGFAAFGQVIKGMDVVLEIQKAKNNDQYLVDPVRIISIERVK
- a CDS encoding cytochrome b/b6 domain-containing protein; protein product: MKAEINNDLTKKFHKGTIWMHWLTAIFIGILVLSSLKIAGFEALERSLMIKLHLFFGSFIFIFTIVRTYLFFKKEQPENIKTGSKFVDKLVVWNHNLFYLFLVGISIMGIIVVVDGQYIDGLINGIDRITPQKEISMLKYHVLATFLMILLAIVHVFGVVKHYAFTRENTLKRIF
- a CDS encoding DUF3784 domain-containing protein; this encodes MIYLLIGMSLFFLAIGFIVTENNAKNIISGYNTLDDEEKKKVDIIAYVSYFKKFHLLLGLSFLFIGLIIYLLSKGTVVIFFAVYPIAAYIYFLRSANKYTKGQFAKLNTVGVWTLVITLIIVLAVFAFAYKEDKVTFDFEKIEFHGVYGEEVLISEVHSIELVNTLPEISFKTHGFAMGEINKGYFKTKDGNTVKLVLNSSYKPYLLITKTDGEKIYFSAREESNEEIYGSMKNNFADSLFEK